Within the Trichocoleus desertorum ATA4-8-CV12 genome, the region GCACCACAACGTCAAAATCTCCGACAGTTCTCTCGTGGCTGCGGCGACACTTTCAACTCGTTACATCAGCGATCGCTTCTTGCCCGACAAGGCGATTGACCTGGTAGACGAAGCGGCTGCCAAGCTGAAGATGGAAAGCACCTCCAAACCAGAAGAACTCGACGAAATCGATCGCAAGATTCTGCAATTGGAGATGGAGCGGTTGTCTTTGCAAAAAGAGAGTGATGTCGCTTCTCGCGATCGCCTAGACCGACTAGAGAGAGAGCTAGGTGATCTCAAAGAAAATCAAAGTCGCCTCAATGCCCAATGGCAAGGAGAAAAGGAGATCCTCGATCGGCGTAAAGCGCTAAAAGAGGAGATCGAACAAGTGAATGTGGAAGTCCAGCAAGCCGAGCGTGAGTACGACCTCAACCGAGCGGCGGAGCTGAAATATGGCAAACTGACCGAACTGCAACGGCAACTGGATGAGATCGAAGCGAAACTAGCGGATACTCAAACCAGTGGGCGATCGCTATTGCGCGAAGAAGTGACGGAAGCCGACATTGCGGAGATCATTTCTAAGTGGACAGGTATCCCCCTGAATAAGCTGGTTGAGTCCGAGATGCAGAAGCTGCTCCAATTGGAAGAAGAATTGCACAAGCGAGTGGTGGGTCAACAGGAAGCTGTAACAGCCGTAGCCGATGCGATTCAACGGTCTCGCGCGGGCTTAGCAGACCCCAACCGCCCCACCGCCAGCTTTATCTTCCTTGGTCCTACCGGGGTTGGTAAGACGGAACTCGGCAAAGCGCTAGCTTCTTACCTATTTGATACCGAAGATGCAATGGTGCGGATCGATATGTCGGAGTACATGGAGAAGCACTCTGTGTCTCGCCTGATCGGTGCGCCTCCGGGATATGTGGGATATGAGGAAGGCGGTCAACTCACGGAAGCGATTCGCCGTCGGCCTTACTCGGTAATTCTGTTTGATGAGATCGAAAAAGCACATCCGGATGTCTTCAACGTGATGTTGCAAATCCTAGATGATGGCCGTGTCACCGACTCTCAAGGTCGCAAGGTAGACTTCAAGAACACCATCATTATCATGACCAGCAACATTGGCTCGCAGTATATCCTCGATATCGCTGGAGACAACTCCCAGTACGAGGAGATGCGGAGCCGAGTCTTGGATGCGATGCGAAACAACTTCCGTCCAGAGTTCCTCAACCGAATCGATGAGATCATCATCTTCCATGCCCTAGACTGCAGCGAACTCCGCGAGATCGTCAAGCTCCAAGTTCAGCGCTTAGAGCAACGGTTGAGCGATCGCAAGATGGCTCTCAAGCTATCCGATGCTGCCCTCGACTTCTTGGCAGAAGTGGGTTACGACCCTGTCTACGGGGCACGTCCCCTCAAGCGGGCCATCCAACGCGAACTGGAAACCCAAATTGCCAAGGCGATCCTCCGCAGCGAGTTCACAACTGGCGACACCATCTTTGTCGATGTCGAAAACGAGCGGTTAGCCTTCAAGCGCCTACCCGCCGAGTTACTAGCTGCTCAGACTTCTAGCTAATGGTC harbors:
- the clpB gene encoding ATP-dependent chaperone ClpB, whose protein sequence is MQPTNPNQFTEKAWEAIAQTPEVVKQAQQQQIETEHLFKSLVEQEGLASSVFSKLGISVQKLRDRTEEFIKRQPKVSNSGSVYWGRSADTLLDRAEGYRKEFEDDFISIEHLLLAYTQDDRFGKSLFQEFRLDTAKLRSTIEQIRGSQKVTDQNPEGKYDSLTKYGRDLTEFARQGKLDPVIGRDDEIRRTIQILSRRTKNNPVLIGEPGVGKTAIAEGLAQRIVKGDVPESLRDRKLIALDMGALIAGAKYRGEFEERLKAVLKEVTDSNGTIILFIDEIHTVVGAGATQGAMDAGNLLKPMLARGELRCIGATTLDEYRKYIEKDAALERRFQQVYIDQPTVEDTISILRGLKDRYETHHNVKISDSSLVAAATLSTRYISDRFLPDKAIDLVDEAAAKLKMESTSKPEELDEIDRKILQLEMERLSLQKESDVASRDRLDRLERELGDLKENQSRLNAQWQGEKEILDRRKALKEEIEQVNVEVQQAEREYDLNRAAELKYGKLTELQRQLDEIEAKLADTQTSGRSLLREEVTEADIAEIISKWTGIPLNKLVESEMQKLLQLEEELHKRVVGQQEAVTAVADAIQRSRAGLADPNRPTASFIFLGPTGVGKTELGKALASYLFDTEDAMVRIDMSEYMEKHSVSRLIGAPPGYVGYEEGGQLTEAIRRRPYSVILFDEIEKAHPDVFNVMLQILDDGRVTDSQGRKVDFKNTIIIMTSNIGSQYILDIAGDNSQYEEMRSRVLDAMRNNFRPEFLNRIDEIIIFHALDCSELREIVKLQVQRLEQRLSDRKMALKLSDAALDFLAEVGYDPVYGARPLKRAIQRELETQIAKAILRSEFTTGDTIFVDVENERLAFKRLPAELLAAQTSS